Proteins found in one Triticum urartu cultivar G1812 chromosome 4, Tu2.1, whole genome shotgun sequence genomic segment:
- the LOC125550673 gene encoding uncharacterized protein LOC125550673, translating into MKKKLDTPLAASSQLSTPTHFTYLIPSTVSPPLSGKKPPPPSSVLLAVRAKESLGMLLLRQRLRHPHRRGQRQIQRRCRIYARAPVAASASVRPAAEEGEEQEQWRRSRQRRRRERSSARGADGGVAGDVWRATTQRSRAAAGRQRGDTGEKQEDQSNGSHWPMLANKHAPAEQFIGVVTSSYTQCGDGAGQSGWWRHVKASRSSDNLGGTFVGEELGREWRRAGQLVAPVVGSIVGCAGQRWHRSTWTPGWQQSSDSLGGTCIDEELVVAAVVWCLAVCAGQRWRR; encoded by the exons ATGAAGAAAAAATTGGACACGCCCCTCGCTGCCTCCTCTCAGCTCTCCACACCCACACACTTCACATACCTTATCCCTTCCACTGTCTCACCACCGCTCTCAGGGAAAAAGCCGCCGCCACCGTCCTCGGTGCTCCTGGCAGTTAGGGCGAAGGAGTCCCTAGGCATGCTGCTGCTGCGCCAACGCCTCCGGCATCCGCACCGTCGTGGGCAACGCCAAATACAACGCCGGTGCCGCATATACGCGCGCGCACCGGTTGCCGCCTCGGCCTCGGTGCGCCCGGCcgcggaggagggggaggagcagGAGCAGTGGCGCAGGAGCCGACAACGTAGACGGAGGGAGAGGAGTAGCGCGAGGGGCGCAGACGGAGGGGTCGCCGGGGACGTTTGGCGTGCCACCACACAACGGTCCCGGGCCGCCGCGGGGAGGCAGAGAGGCGACACGGGAG AAAAGCAAGAGGATCAATCAAATGGATCACACTGGCCCATGTTGGCAAATAAGCATGCACCTGCGGAGCAGTTCATCGGCGTTGTGACGTCGTCGTACACGCAGTGCGGCGATGGCGCGGGACAGTCTGGGTGGTGGCGGCATGTAAAAGCCTCACGAAGTTCAGACAATCTGGGCGGCACCTTTGTTGGTGAAGAGCTCGGACGTGAATGGCGCAGGGCAGGTCAGCTCGTCGCACCCGTCGTCGGGTCCATCGTCGGCTGCGCAGGGCAGCGATGGCACAGGTCAACCTGGACGCCTGGATGGCAACAAAGTTCAGACAGTCTGGGTGGTACCTGTattgacgaagagctcgtcgttgCGGCCGTCGTCTGGTGCCTTGCCGTCTGCGCAGGGCAGCGATGGCGCAGGTAA
- the LOC125550677 gene encoding dehydrogenase/reductase SDR family member 7 codes for MLLPFALLAGAAAGAFLLFKSATADGDFTLLSCGRARRDKVEGKVVWITGASRGIGEVLSMQFASLGAKLILSARNKEELERVKRNIMSKHPDSKIEVLPMDLSSDEESLKEVVHSAESLFSSAGIDYMMHNAAFERPKRGALEETEEGLKATFHVNVFGTITLTRLLAPFMLDRGMGHFVVMSSAAGKVPTPGQALYSASKHALNGYFASLRSELCTKGIKVTVVCPGPIETPVSSGATSSSQRHSSEKRVSVERCAELTIVAATHGLKEAWISYQPVLAVMYVVQYMPTIGCWIMDKVGAKRVDAAAKKGNAYSWNLLFGGKKSA; via the exons ATGCTCCTCCCCTTCGCgctcctcgccggcgccgccgccggcgcctTCCTCCTCTTCAAGTCCGCCACCGCCGATG GCGATTTCACCCTCTTGTCGTGCGGCCGGGCGCGGCGGGACAAAGTCGAAGGCAAG GTTGTATGGATTACGGGGGCGAGCCGTGGGATTG GGGAGGTTCTTTCGATGCAGTTTGCGAGTTTAGGAGCAAAGCTCATACTATCTGCACGTAACAAGGAGGAGCTTGAGAGAGTGAAACGTAACATCATGA GCAAGCATCCAGATAGCAAAATTGAAGTATTACCCATGGATTTATCATCTGATGAAGAATCTCTGAAAGAAGTTGTACATTCAGCGGAATCACTCTTTTCCAGTGCAGGCATTGACTATATGATGCACAATGCGGCCTTTGAGCGTCCA AAAAGGGGGGCCCTGGAAGAAACTGAGGAAGGTCTTAAG GCTACTTTTCATGTCAATGTCTTTGGAACAATTACTTTGACTCGTCTTCTTGCACCTTTCATGTTGGATAGAGGGATGGGTCATTTTGTTGTG ATGAGTAGTGCAGCTGGAAAGGTGCCCACACCTGGTCAGGCTCTTTACTCTGCTTCCAAACATGCTCTCAATGGCTACTTTGCTTCTCTGCGCTCTGAG TTATGTACGAAAGGCATTAAGGTCACTGTTGTCTGTCCTGGACCTATTGAAACACCAGTATCTTCTGGTGCAACTTCTTCATCACAAAGGCATTCATCCGAG AAACGTGTTTCAGTGGAAAGATGTGCTGAACTGACAATAGTTGCCGCAACTCATGGACTAAAAGAAGCATGGATATCATATCAG CCTGTGCTGGCTGTTATGTACGTGGTGCAATACATGCCAACAATTGGATGCTGGATTATGGACAAG